A genomic region of Caenorhabditis elegans chromosome V contains the following coding sequences:
- the F54E2.5 gene encoding G_PROTEIN_RECEP_F1_2 domain-containing protein (Confirmed by transcript evidence) produces MNSGFDSPIDEDFGEIPESAKTGLFHFVVGLFVVSTVVTTLLTTVFVALIVILWGYFKPMKFFWFLTQLTISVFIISSSNLVINVPATLSLVSKEAAQSGLFSFISYLIDFCHYSIIFSNLVIAVQRAFVFFFRHSTDTAFSSPVIFIWLVSVWVLALIVEIILMTSNCKYRHDKKTPVYQLKCEVKGQTNLVVNKSLPGGIQLIENIVQIGIPILIFGIYCAIISKIAYMKQSTLSKNETSILKQSIFVFVAFQSSSIVFLIAQNIEITNVTAFLIKRFVNTMEILAGAATPTFFFFTSKEMRKFVSTRVSAASSQGASNLQVRGVRTLE; encoded by the exons ATGAACTCAGGTTTTGACAGCCCTATAGATGAG GATTTCGGTGAGATCCCAGAGTCTGCGAAAACTGGTCTTTTCCACTTTGTAGTTGGATTATTTGTGGTATCGACAGTGGTCACAACACTTTTGACGACGGTTTTTGTAGCTTTAATCGTGATTCTGTGGGGTTACTTCAAACCG atgaaattcttttggtttttaacCCAACTTACCATATCAGTTTTCATCATCTCTTCCTCCAATCTAGTTATCAATGTCCCAGCTACTCTTTCCTTGGTTTCTAAGGAGGCTGCACAGTCAg GGCTTTTCTCATTTATCTCATATCTCATCGATTTCTGCCATTACTCGATTATATTCTCCAATTTGGTAATTGCAGTTCAGCGTGcatttgtcttcttttttagACACTCTACAGATACGGCTTTCAGCTC CCCAGTAATCTTCATTTGGCTTGTGTCAGTTTGGGTATTGGCTTTAATTGTGGAAATTATATTGATGACATCAAATTGTAAATATCGGCACGACAAAAAGACACCAGTGTATCAGTTGAAATGTGAAGTGAAAGGTCAAACAAACCTTGTTGTCAATAAATCTCTGCCCGGTGGAATTCAGTTG atcgaGAATATAGTTCAGATTGGCATTCCTATTTTAATATTTGGGATTTATTGTgcgattatttcaaaaattgcatataTGAAGCAGAGCACGTTGAGCAAAAATGAGACATCTATTTTGAagcaatcgatttttgtttttgtcgcCTTTCAG agttcTTCAATTGTGTTCTTAATTGCTCAAAACATCGAGATAACAAATGTCACTGCGTTTCTGATCAAACGTTTTGTCAATACG atggaaattCTGGCCGGCGCCGCAACACCCacgttcttctttttcacatCTAAAGAAATGCGAAAATTCGTGTCAACTCGAGTTTCAGCTGCCAGTTCACAGGGAGCATCTAACTTGCAGGTTAGAGGTGTGAGGACGTTGGAATGA
- the T03D3.5 gene encoding CUE domain-containing protein (Confirmed by transcript evidence), whose amino-acid sequence MEIMPKVADNANDNVAEPVKEERKFRYLRKWSKWNKDTSYHLSHKPSGCADIPDFEIRKPFQDDDCDAPYVFPLHTTLSQQDESRLKQETTHLSFDIVLKVLASCNYDVDATIAMAQEMAAPDLMSDAVKDMFVANIPIEREARAMKNKPFKKFYLSKMLKKSVDTKTLVDFYYSEKNGIGGNWRLEHPDFPTKEELKAREEKMKSSNISIIRQTPPKKKNQKIRPKKTGHRKRIGGSKEKDDVPASPALNNNIETKSEDPSPENSKISTQMFTDWKYQLLPINEGSAIKQFRLVVPKNFPSPSNSEAKPPRKVYKKRSIEELRGGEKKDYPERVRKPRVPFE is encoded by the exons atggaaataatgcCGAAAGTTGCTGATAATGCGAATGACAACGTGGCTGAGCCTGTAAAAGAAGAACGAAAATTCagatatttgagaaaatggtCAAAATGGAACAAAGACACCTCGTATCACTTGAGCCACAAGCCAAG TGGTTGCGCGGACATTCCGGATTTCGAGATTAGAAAACCTTTTCAAGACGACGATTGCGATGCACCATACGTATTCCCATTGCACACTACACTTTCCCAGCAGGACGAGAGCCGGCTCAAACAGGAAACAACGCACTTGTCATTTGACATA gttctgAAAGTTTTGGCAAGCTGCAACTATGATGTTGATGCGACTATAGCTATGGCTCAAGAGATGGCTGCTCCCGATTTGATGTCAGATGCGGTGAAGGACATGTTCGTGGCAAATATTCCGATTGAGCGGGAGGCGAGGGCAATGAAGAATAAAccgttcaaaaagttttatctCTCGAAAATG ctcaaaaaatcCGTGGACACCAAAACGCTTGTCGATTTCTACTACAGCGAGAAGAATGGGATTGGTGGAAATTGGCGACTTGAGCATCCAGATTTTCCGACAAAAGAGGAGCTGAAAGCACGTGAAGAGAAAATGAAGTCGAGCAATATCAGCATTATTCG CCAAACTCCAccgaagaagaaaaatcaaaaaatccggCCCAAGAAAACTGGACACAGGAAGCGAATCGGAGGATCCAAGGAGAAGGATGACGTCCCGGCGAGTCCAGCGTTGAACaataatattgaaacaaaatcgGAAGATCCTtctccagaaaattcaaaaatctcgaCCCAAATGTTCACTGATTGGAAATATCAGCTTCTTCCGATCAATGAGGGCTCAGCGATCAAACAATTCCGACTAGTGGTTCCGAAGAACTTTCCATCGCCGAGCAACTCTGAAGCTAAACCGCCAAGGAAAGTCTACAAAAAGCGATCAATCGAGGAGCTGCGAGGCGGTGAAAAGAAGGACTATCCGGAAAGAGTTCGCAAGCCACGTGTTCCTTTTGAATAA
- the srt-34 gene encoding Serpentine Receptor, class T (Predicted): MDQVYKYGSVLSIPLYNCSVKNLTSEQWSEKYGERRPILGIVEATYGILINVLYIPVFFVIFEKKQFSMSCYKIMALLATVDFGSIIVNCIITGFLAYQGAVFCSYPNLIYISGTVGKSFWYCSCLTTILLVANRSLDLTFPDNGHVLFDDKRTYLLLILPIIYGIWFLWYNAPIVFTSKFHSWFFDPMIFEGRAVEYDNFPVFFNNLLVVVLTCFLYALFCTVLIAKGKHAQRGSTSKTVSRQIVFQSTLICAVNFLTCAIYVIENYITVPLLIVLSGQFCWQLGSAAPLLIYFIFNKTIRNGVWMKLGLKVNCKTMQDFLFKLLI; the protein is encoded by the exons ATGGATCAAGTGTACAAGTATGGTTCTGTGCTTTCGATTCCATTGTACAACTGCAG CGTCAAAAATCTGACATCTGAACAATGGTCTGAAAAATATGGTGAACGTCGTCCAATTCTTGGTATAGTCGAGGCAACCTATGGAATCCTGATCAATGTGCTATACATTCCCGtgtttttcgtaatttttgagaagaaacaGTTCAGCATGTCATGCTATAAAATTATGGCACTTTTGGCTACCGTGGACTTTGGTTCCATAATTGTCAACTGTATAATCACTGGCTTCTTGGCATATCAGGGAGCCGTGTTCTGTTCATATCCAAATTTGATCTACATTTCCGGAACTGTTGGCAAAAGTTTTTGGTATTGCTCATGTCTCACGACAATTCTGTTGGTTGCAAATAGGTCGTTAGATTTAACATTTCCTGACAATGGGCATGTGCTTTTCGATGATAAACGAACCTACCTACTGCTGATTCTTCCTATCATCTATGGAATATGGTTTCTTTGGTACAATGCACCAATTGTGTTCACTTCAAAGTTTCATTCTTGGTTTTTTGACCCAATGATTTTTGAGGGAAGGGCAGTGGAATATGATAACTTTCCTGTTTTCTTCAACAATTTGTTGGTTGTGGTGTTAACTTGTTTTTTGTATGCATTGTTTTGCACTGTTCTTATTGCAAAGGGGAAACATGCGCAGAGAGGGTCAACATCTAAAACAGTG AGTCGACAAATAGTGTTTCAATCGACACTCATATGTGCTGTAAACTTTCTTACTTGCGCAATTTATGTAATCGAGAACTACATAACAGTCCCCTTATTGATTGTGCTAAGTGGTCAATTTTGCTGGCAACTCGGAAGTGCTGCTCcattattgatttattttattttcaacaagaCTATCAGAAATGGGGTATGGATGAAACTGGGATTGAAGGTGAATTGCAAAACTATGCAGGACTTTCTATTTAAATTGTTAATTTAG
- the F54E2.1 gene encoding CUB_2 domain-containing protein (Confirmed by transcript evidence), giving the protein MLISISLLLTFCKLSLAQQVIPLNTLIGNNFENKIDVTPPFSLYVSAQMDSDFNLNNIYVKTMDNQIKSLKDLRHSRQHAESGPISPFQATSQTLITTNLSNGTLALMNGFIYVTTSKQSTDQSFRVYSVDNINTIKINGNVDGNCTIVFLNTDSRILPAHSSLFTKWQQPRDATVKMYKGYPTDVLEKNSTQIFSNPVLATGKLLYIPTVETFAVTLGIFYMKTTNDVYFQVDSRNIDFNGYSTQNYQTTGFFMKSKEVVGHNVTINCLRDTRFNGTTGANIMGYMPTKYGKVTVQTNDNTFADSFTVTPVDGILGGSVDKIGKNMTISSVDTDGGEFFVQYYVVQGEQISSTYAPGEPTPPTYESTTKGVKNSKLMLVVGILFLSILSL; this is encoded by the exons atgttgatttcaatttccttATTACTaacattttgcaaactttCTCTTGCTCAACAAGTTATCCCACTAAACACATtaattggaaacaattttgaaaataaaatcgatgTAACTCCACCGTTTTCACTATATGTTTCTGCTCAAATGGACTCGGACTTTAATTTGAACAATATTTACGTGAAAACAATGGACAATCAGATTAAGAG CCTGAAAGACCTGAGACACTCAAGGCAACATGCTGAATCTGGTCCGATTAGTCCATTTCAAGCCACTTCTCAAACGCTTATTACAACTAATTTGAGTAATGGCACGCTGGCTTTAATGAATGGGTTCATATACGTTACAACTTCCAAGCAATCAACAG ATCAATCATTCCGAGTCTACAGCGTGGATAACATTAacacaattaaaattaatggAAACGTGGATGGAAATTGCacaattgtttttctgaacACTGATAGTCGAATCTTACCTGCACATAGTTCCTTATTCACAAAATGGCAACAGCCTCGAGATGCCACTGTTAAAATGTACAAAGGATACCCGACGGACgtgcttgaaaaaaattcaactcaaattttttcaaatccagTACTAGCCACCGGGAAattatt atatataCCAACCGTCGAAACGTTCGCAGTTACCCTTGGTATATTCTACATGAAAACCACCAATGATGTCTACTTTCAAGTTGATTCAaggaatattgattttaatgGCTACAGCACACAAAATTATCAAACTACcggatttttcatgaaatctAAAGAAGTTGTCGGGCACAATGTGACGATCAACTGCCTTCGCGACACCCGCTTCAATGGAACAACTGGTGCAAATATAATGGGCTACATGCCAACTAAATATGGAAAAGTTACGGTACAAACCAATGACAATACATTTGCTGACTCTTTTACCGTCACCCCAGTTGATGGAATCCTCGGCGGCAGCGTTGACAAAATCGGTAAAAATATGACAATATCGTCGGTGGATACTGACGGTGGAGAGTTTTTCGTGCAGTATTATGTTGTGCAGGGAGAACAAATTTCGTCAACTTATGCTCCCGGAGAGCCCACACCTCCAACCTATGAGTCGACAACTAAGGGTgttaaaaattcgaagttAATGCTTGTTGTTGGTATTTTGTTCCTATCAATTTTATctctttaa
- the srh-36 gene encoding Serpentine Receptor, class H (Confirmed by transcript evidence): MNKSRSIWNENPDTYFDVKFIYSSIITLFYPFAHFCVLRKSPKNFGILKWIIYIHTVCFTVEWLLNAFLIDMFDFQPSVVLRIDGFLKNSVDAVVLYEAYLIAKGVTETSWLILFTGRLLLIFDLYRPTLSFKRKCCELIVYLIVAILGFWVTPMMIFQLPEQNSAKLKVMMIEQFYPDCLWSPTAIIVTSAETFFENFLCVLIIVNYCSIGLAIYISAKIAFWVLSKRMETKSDATKKMHKKFNDRTIFQTFLFFAFCCIPFSVLFITILLDFYIPGITYFVDFLSENHPTVCLISLFLYYDPYQYFFLELIGFRAAAAKPRLSSIPIGRRSTVTRGSIATFTLS, encoded by the exons ATGAACAAGTCTCGTTCAATTTGGAATGAAAATCCAGATACATATTTCGATGTGAAGTTCATTTATTCATCTATCATCACTCTCTTCTACccatttgctcatttttgtgTGCTCagaaaatcaccgaaaaattttggaattctcAAATGGATAATTTACATTCATACTGTTTg tttcacgGTTGAGTGGTTGTTAAACGCGTTTCTCATCGATATGTTTGATTTTCAACCATCAGTTGTTTTGAGAATCGatgggtttttgaaaaatagtgtggATGCTGTGGTTCTTTATGAAGCATACCTAATTGCAAAAGGAG tAACCGAAACCTCTTGGCTTATTCTCTTCACCGGCCGActcttattaatttttgatttataccGGCCAACTCTCTCTTTTAAACGAAAATGCTGTGAACTTATCGTATACCTAATTGTGGCTATCCTCGGATTCTGGGTGACTCCAATGATGATTTTCCAACTTCCGGAACAAAATTCTGCGAAACTAAAAGTCATGATG ATTGAACAGTTCTACCCAGATTGCTTGTGGTCTCCAACTGCAATTATTGTGACTTCGgcggaaacattttttgagaatttcttgTGTGTTTTAATTATTGTAAATTATTGCTCAATTGGTCTAGCAATCTATATATCTGCGAAAATAGCGTTTTGGGTTTTATCGAAAAGAATGGAGACAAAATCTGACGCTACTAAGAAAATGCACAAGAAGTTCAATGATCGGACAATTTTCCAG acattcctTTTCTTTGCCTTCTGCTGCATCCCATTTTCGGTTTTATTCATCACGATTCTACTCGATTTCTACATTCCTGGAATAACATACTTCGTCGACTTTCTCTCTGAAAATCATCCAACCGTGTGTCTCATCTCCTTATTTTTGTACTACGACCCTTACCAGTACTTTTTCCTAGAATTGATAGGATTTCGAGCTGCGGCTGCTAAACCTCGGTTGTCATCGATTCCGATTGGCAGGAGAAGTACTGTCACGAGAGGCTCTATAGCAACTTTTACTCTTTCATAA
- the F54E2.9 gene encoding G-protein coupled receptors family 1 profile domain-containing protein (Confirmed by transcript evidence): MVRGFETPLDEDFGEIPESAKTGAFYFIISLFVLSTVITTLLTTVFTVLIMLLWGYFKPMKFFWFLAQLTISVFIISCANLLINVPATLSLISKDSVQSEIFSFISHLIDFCHYSILFSNLVIAIHRAFVFFLRHLTDTAFSFSIIYIWLMSVWVLALIVEIILITSNCKYRYENKSKIYQLRCEARGETKLVVNKSLPGGIQLIENIVQIGIPILIFVIYIAIISKIAYMKQSSLSSTEISILKQSIFVFVAFQASSVVFLFAQNFEITNVTAFLVKRFVNTMEILAGAATPTFFFLTSREIRKFVFTRVSPAGSQGTSNFQVRSARALD, encoded by the exons ATGGTTCGTGGTTTCGAAACTCCTCTTGATGAg gattttgGTGAAATCCCTGAGTCGGCAAAAACTGGGGCTTTCTATTTTATAATCTCATTATTTGTATTGTCAACAGTAATCACGACACTTCTCACAACGGTTTTTACAGTTCTAATTATGCTTCTCTGGGGATATTTCAAACCT ATGAAGTTTTTCTGGTTTCTGGCGCAACTCACCATATCAGTCTTCATCATTTCTTGCGCCAATCTGTTAATCAACGTTCCAGCCACCTTATCCTTAATTTCCAAAGATTCTGTTCAATCCG aaatattttcgtTTATCTCACATCTTATCGATTTCTGCCACTACTCGATTCTATTCTCAAATTTGGTGATTGCAATTCACCGTGCATTTGTCTTCTTTTTAAGACATCTCACAGACACGGCTTTCAGCTT ctcAATAATCTACATTTGGCTGATGTCAGTGTGGGTGTTGGCTCTGATtgtggaaattattttgataacTTCAAATTGCAAATATCGGTATGAAAACAAGTCAAAAATATATCAACTGAGATGTGAAGCAAGAGGTGAAACCAAACTTGTTGTCAATAAATCTCTGCCCGGTGGAATTCAGTTG ATAGAAAATATAGTGCAAATTGGTATTCctattttaatatttgtgATCTATATtgcaattatttcaaaaattgcatataTGAAGCAGAGCTCATTGAGCAGCACTGAGATATCCATTTTGAagcaatcgatttttgtttttgtcgcTTTTCAG GCTTCATCTGTTGTGTTTTTATTTgctcaaaactttgaaataacAAATGTCACCGCGTTCCTTGTCAAGCGATTCGTCAATACA atggaaataCTAGCCGGAGCCGCAACTCccactttcttttttctcacttcTCGGGAAATACGAAAATTCGTGTTCACGCGAGTTTCGCCTGCCGGTTCACAAGGGACATCTAATTTTCAAGTCAGAAGTGCAAGAGCTTTAGATTGA